A portion of the Streptomyces platensis genome contains these proteins:
- a CDS encoding ATP-binding protein → MIRQPSRHCTVELQAVPARIGHVRRIVSAQLRHWRLDALIDPAALGVTELLANVHRHARPSKHCTVELCVLLDQLTVSVHDEDPRLPRIRVPESWETCGRGLALIAALSESWGVRPDGSGKVVWFTLPALTTPPEEARTVCGYGESVPLGDARTVAGTHPRIRGTRVG, encoded by the coding sequence GTGATCAGGCAGCCCAGCAGGCACTGCACGGTGGAGCTCCAAGCCGTTCCGGCTCGCATCGGACATGTGCGCAGAATCGTCTCCGCCCAGCTGCGGCACTGGCGTCTTGACGCCCTGATAGACCCTGCGGCCCTCGGGGTGACCGAACTCCTCGCCAATGTGCACCGGCACGCCCGTCCCAGCAAGCACTGCACCGTGGAACTGTGCGTTCTTCTTGATCAGTTGACGGTGTCGGTGCACGACGAGGACCCCCGGCTTCCCCGGATCCGGGTCCCCGAGAGCTGGGAGACCTGCGGCCGCGGGCTGGCGCTGATCGCGGCGCTCAGCGAGAGCTGGGGGGTGCGCCCGGACGGCAGCGGCAAGGTCGTGTGGTTCACCCTTCCGGCCCTGACCACGCCGCCCGAAGAGGCCCGTACGGTCTGCGGATACGGGGAGTCCGTGCCGTTGGGGGACGCCCGTACGGTGGCCGGGACACACCCCCGCATACGGGGCACCAGGGTCGGCTGA
- a CDS encoding SHOCT domain-containing protein, which yields MSGLADPWSGGGPGPWILFAPFVWALVIVGVVTLLRRTVWRRGGPGRQFRGPQYPARADAPSPLAVLGRRFAAGEIDEEEYWRRLSVLEEHFATGPKGGAA from the coding sequence ATGTCCGGACTCGCCGACCCCTGGTCCGGCGGTGGCCCCGGCCCCTGGATCCTGTTCGCCCCCTTCGTCTGGGCGCTGGTCATCGTCGGCGTGGTGACACTGCTGCGCCGCACCGTATGGCGCCGCGGCGGGCCCGGACGGCAGTTCCGCGGCCCGCAGTACCCCGCGCGCGCCGATGCGCCCTCGCCCCTGGCCGTCCTCGGCCGGCGCTTCGCCGCGGGCGAGATCGACGAGGAGGAGTACTGGCGCCGGCTCTCCGTCCTGGAGGAACACTTCGCCACGGGCCCCAAGGGGGGCGCGGCCTGA
- a CDS encoding TetR/AcrR family transcriptional regulator, translating into MSTQEPLRTQERLVRSTQELLWERGYVGTSPKAILERAGVGQGSMYHHFSGKSELALAAIRRTAEELKQGAESCLGGPGTAYDRIAAYLLRERRVLRGCPIGRMTQDRDVVRSAELRQPLDELFGWLQGRIAEVLAEGQRRGELAAELDPAAGAAAVAAVVQGGYVLARAADDPAPFDAAVQGVLALLAAQCTPGTRTTG; encoded by the coding sequence ATGAGCACTCAGGAACCGCTCCGCACACAGGAGCGACTCGTCCGGAGCACCCAGGAGCTGCTGTGGGAACGGGGCTATGTCGGTACCAGCCCCAAGGCGATCCTGGAGCGCGCGGGTGTCGGCCAGGGCAGCATGTACCACCACTTCTCGGGCAAGTCCGAGCTCGCCCTGGCGGCGATCCGGCGTACCGCGGAGGAGCTGAAGCAGGGCGCCGAATCGTGCCTGGGCGGTCCCGGTACGGCGTACGACCGCATCGCGGCGTATCTGCTGCGCGAGCGGCGGGTGCTGCGCGGCTGCCCGATCGGCCGGATGACGCAGGACCGCGATGTGGTGCGCAGTGCGGAGCTGCGGCAGCCGCTGGACGAGCTGTTCGGCTGGCTCCAGGGCCGGATCGCCGAGGTGCTCGCCGAAGGGCAGCGCCGGGGTGAGCTGGCCGCCGAACTGGACCCGGCGGCCGGGGCCGCGGCCGTCGCGGCCGTCGTCCAGGGCGGCTATGTCCTGGCCCGTGCGGCCGACGACCCCGCCCCCTTCGACGCCGCCGTGCAGGGCGTGCTGGCGCTGCTCGCCGCCCAGTGCACGCCCGGCACCCGCACCACCGGCTGA
- a CDS encoding DUF4865 family protein gives MHAMQYAITLPADYDMQIIRDRVRTRGHLLDDFAGLGLKAYGIRERGVDDAPVNQYAPFYLWADPEAMNRFLLGDGFRGVVRDFGRPAVQHWQGLFHRPGPAAGALPRAFTRRTVTLAEDADSATVIAQAIAGHEELATTEGVHTTALALDPRRWELVHFTLWADNAPRSAGDRYQVLHLSAPGIGLLGEGRQW, from the coding sequence ATGCACGCCATGCAGTACGCGATCACCCTGCCCGCCGACTACGACATGCAGATCATCCGGGACCGCGTCCGGACCAGGGGTCACCTCCTGGACGACTTCGCCGGGCTCGGCCTGAAGGCGTACGGGATCCGGGAGCGCGGGGTCGACGACGCGCCGGTCAACCAGTACGCGCCGTTCTACCTCTGGGCCGACCCGGAGGCCATGAACCGCTTCCTCCTGGGGGACGGATTCCGCGGTGTGGTCCGCGACTTCGGACGGCCGGCCGTCCAGCACTGGCAGGGGCTCTTCCACCGCCCGGGCCCGGCCGCCGGTGCGCTCCCCCGCGCCTTCACCCGGCGCACCGTGACGCTCGCCGAGGACGCCGACTCCGCCACCGTCATCGCCCAAGCGATCGCCGGACACGAGGAGCTGGCCACGACGGAGGGGGTGCACACCACCGCGCTGGCCCTCGACCCGCGGCGCTGGGAACTGGTCCACTTCACCCTCTGGGCGGACAACGCCCCGCGGTCCGCGGGCGACCGCTACCAGGTGCTGCATCTGTCCGCCCCGGGCATCGGCCTGCTGGGCGAGGGACGGCAGTGGTGA
- a CDS encoding phosphotriesterase family protein — protein MNRAPADEPVAPASPAIRTVLGDIAPADLGICDAHDHLFLRSPQLPGQELDDAEAAAAELSAFRAAGGAAVIQWTPYGMGRRAAELPRLARESGVRIVSATGLHQAAHYSPELLTRVGADLAGLFVSELTEGIGGTGPRAGMIKVAGGFHGLDRHARQTMTAAAEAQRATGAAIGVHLELGTGALDVLDLLCGTLAVPPDRVILGHLNRSPDLVVHRAAAGAGAYLAFDGPSRAHHATDWRLPEAVAALADAGFADRILVGGDTTTAGARSVNGGPGMPYLLCRHRERLVRTLGADLVTRFLTANPARAFAADWARAPHHSR, from the coding sequence GTGAACCGGGCCCCCGCGGACGAGCCCGTGGCCCCCGCCTCCCCCGCCATCCGTACCGTCCTCGGCGATATCGCGCCCGCCGACCTCGGCATCTGCGACGCCCACGACCATCTTTTCCTGCGCAGCCCGCAACTCCCGGGGCAGGAGTTGGACGACGCCGAGGCGGCGGCCGCCGAGCTGAGCGCCTTTCGCGCGGCCGGCGGCGCGGCGGTGATCCAGTGGACGCCGTACGGCATGGGCCGCCGCGCCGCTGAACTGCCGCGGCTGGCACGGGAGTCGGGCGTACGGATCGTCTCCGCCACCGGACTGCACCAGGCGGCGCACTACTCCCCCGAGCTGCTGACGCGGGTCGGTGCGGATCTGGCCGGGCTGTTCGTCAGCGAGCTGACCGAGGGGATCGGCGGCACCGGGCCCCGGGCCGGGATGATCAAGGTCGCCGGCGGCTTCCACGGGCTGGACCGGCACGCCCGGCAGACCATGACGGCCGCCGCCGAGGCGCAGCGGGCGACCGGCGCCGCCATCGGCGTCCACCTGGAGCTGGGCACCGGGGCGCTGGACGTACTCGACCTGCTCTGCGGCACGTTGGCGGTCCCGCCGGACCGGGTGATCCTCGGTCATCTCAACCGTTCGCCGGACCTCGTCGTGCACCGGGCGGCCGCCGGGGCCGGGGCGTACCTGGCCTTCGACGGCCCCTCGCGGGCCCATCACGCGACCGACTGGCGGCTGCCCGAGGCGGTGGCCGCGCTCGCCGACGCGGGCTTCGCCGACCGGATCCTGGTGGGCGGCGACACCACCACGGCCGGGGCCCGCTCGGTCAACGGCGGCCCGGGGATGCCGTATCTGCTGTGCCGCCACCGGGAGCGGCTGGTCCGCACCCTGGGTGCGGACCTGGTGACCCGGTTTCTGACGGCCAATCCGGCGCGCGCCTTCGCCGCCGACTGGGCTCGGGCGCCGCACCACAGCCGGTGA
- a CDS encoding PPOX class F420-dependent oxidoreductase, producing MIPEAVARSPYVSLITFRRNGTPVATPVWAVAEGAELLVWTRDDSWKVKRLRHDPRVTVTPCDVRGRIAEGARTVEGTGRLLEGAAGLGRVRKAMARKYGLRFRLMDVVGALVRGGKRPHVGISVTL from the coding sequence ATGATTCCCGAAGCGGTCGCGCGCAGTCCGTACGTCAGCTTGATCACCTTCCGCCGGAACGGGACGCCGGTGGCCACCCCCGTATGGGCGGTGGCCGAAGGGGCGGAACTCCTGGTGTGGACGCGGGACGACAGCTGGAAGGTGAAGCGGCTGCGGCACGACCCGCGGGTGACCGTCACCCCGTGCGATGTGCGCGGCCGGATCGCCGAGGGCGCCCGGACCGTCGAGGGCACCGGCCGGCTCCTGGAGGGCGCGGCCGGGCTGGGCCGGGTGCGCAAGGCGATGGCGCGCAAATACGGGCTGCGGTTCCGGCTGATGGACGTGGTCGGTGCGCTGGTGCGCGGCGGCAAGCGGCCGCATGTGGGGATCTCGGTCACCCTGTAG
- a CDS encoding response regulator transcription factor, with protein sequence MASYVAQGLPNPEIAARMFVSRRTTQTHVSHILAWLGLSSRVELATAYARRQGRGPGRSGTRRSP encoded by the coding sequence GTGGCCTCGTACGTCGCCCAGGGCCTGCCGAACCCGGAGATCGCGGCACGGATGTTCGTCTCCCGCCGCACCACACAGACCCATGTCTCGCACATCCTCGCCTGGCTGGGACTCTCCTCCCGCGTCGAGCTCGCCACCGCCTACGCCCGGCGGCAGGGCCGGGGACCAGGGCGCAGCGGAACGCGGCGGAGTCCGTAG
- a CDS encoding ROK family protein, giving the protein MTQTRTTRLERGRGALGPALELVHTGRAPTRAVLTSELGVTRATAGAVAAELEALGLITVDSRPTASAGSQGRPSHRLFVAERGPVVLAAQIHADGFRVALVGLGGRIVATSTGCGAIPADPAHVLADVVAAGADLLRETGRRCLGAGLAVPSAVAEPDGEALNPLHLAWPRGAPVRALFLRSLAEAGIPGVTEEIGFSGNDVNLMALAEHRHGAGRGARDLLCVASGHRGVGGALVLDGRLHSGSSGLALEVGHLTVHPEGAPCHCGSRGCLDVEADPLAFLGAAGRAPGPEGSLLQQSADLLRDEYADPGVRAAADLLIDRLGLGLAGLVNILNPDRIVLGGLHRALLEADPERLRAVVADRSLWGRSGGVPILPCSLDHNSLVGAAELAWQPVLDDPLVVLDR; this is encoded by the coding sequence GTGACCCAGACTCGGACAACCAGGCTGGAGCGGGGCCGCGGCGCCCTCGGACCCGCACTGGAGCTCGTACACACCGGCCGCGCGCCCACCCGCGCCGTCCTGACCTCCGAACTCGGCGTGACCCGCGCGACCGCGGGAGCGGTGGCCGCCGAGCTCGAAGCGCTCGGACTGATCACCGTCGACTCCCGGCCGACCGCCTCGGCCGGCTCCCAAGGGCGGCCCTCCCACCGGCTGTTCGTCGCCGAGCGCGGACCGGTCGTGCTCGCCGCGCAGATCCACGCGGACGGGTTCCGGGTCGCGCTGGTCGGCCTCGGCGGCCGCATCGTGGCGACCTCGACCGGCTGCGGCGCCATCCCCGCCGACCCGGCGCATGTGCTCGCCGACGTCGTCGCGGCCGGCGCCGACCTGCTGCGTGAGACCGGACGGCGCTGCCTCGGCGCCGGTCTCGCGGTGCCCTCCGCCGTCGCCGAACCGGACGGCGAGGCCCTCAACCCGCTGCACCTCGCCTGGCCCCGGGGCGCCCCCGTACGCGCCCTCTTCCTGCGCTCGCTCGCCGAGGCCGGCATCCCGGGAGTCACCGAGGAGATCGGCTTCAGCGGCAACGATGTCAACCTCATGGCGCTCGCCGAACACCGGCACGGGGCCGGCCGGGGCGCCCGTGACCTGCTCTGTGTGGCCTCCGGGCACCGGGGCGTCGGCGGGGCGCTGGTGCTCGACGGCCGTCTGCACAGCGGCAGTTCGGGCCTGGCGCTGGAGGTCGGCCATCTGACCGTTCACCCCGAGGGGGCGCCCTGCCACTGCGGCAGCCGCGGCTGCCTGGACGTCGAGGCGGACCCGCTCGCCTTCCTCGGCGCCGCGGGCCGCGCACCGGGCCCCGAGGGCTCCCTGCTCCAGCAGTCCGCCGATCTACTGCGGGACGAGTACGCCGATCCGGGCGTGCGCGCCGCGGCGGACCTCCTCATCGACCGCCTCGGGCTGGGCCTCGCCGGCCTCGTCAACATCCTCAACCCCGACCGCATCGTCCTCGGCGGACTGCATCGCGCCCTGCTGGAGGCCGACCCGGAACGGCTGCGCGCGGTGGTCGCCGACCGCAGCCTGTGGGGCCGCAGCGGCGGGGTGCCGATCCTGCCGTGCAGCCTCGACCACAACAGCCTGGTCGGCGCGGCCGAACTGGCCTGGCAGCCGGTGCTGGACGATCCGCTGGTCGTCCTCGACCGGTAG
- a CDS encoding MFS transporter has translation MPTLNKMRRALTGNQGSVPTEPRLTRSRIALTAFFAMDGFLFAGWVVRIPAIKAQTGAGAGSLGLALLGVSAGAVAFMMIAGRLCRRFGSPLVTVAAAAALSLSIVLPPLTRSATALGLVLLVFGAAYGALNVAMNSAAVALIGALRRPVMPGFHAAFSLGGMLGAGLGGLLAGGLSATVHLLVLAVIGLLVTLVAGRALCRNPVPEVPEQLPAPEDRHPGNSRAGRARRPVLVFGLIALCTAYGEGAMADWGALHLSQDLDAGPGTAAAGYAVFALAMTVGRLSGTAVVQRFGAARALIAGGTTATAGMLLGALAPTAWWACAGFAVAGLGLANIFPIALARAGETGGPDGVAVASTVGYGGMLLGPPAIGFLAEAVGLPAALTTVALLAALAAGIAYATRRAHTGRT, from the coding sequence GTGCCGACGCTAAACAAAATGCGGAGGGCCCTCACGGGGAACCAGGGCTCCGTCCCCACCGAGCCGCGCCTGACCCGCTCCCGTATCGCGCTCACCGCATTCTTCGCCATGGACGGCTTCCTCTTCGCCGGATGGGTCGTCCGGATCCCCGCGATCAAGGCGCAGACCGGCGCCGGAGCGGGCAGCCTCGGGCTCGCCCTGCTCGGCGTGTCGGCCGGCGCGGTCGCCTTCATGATGATCGCCGGACGACTGTGCCGGCGGTTCGGCAGCCCCCTGGTGACGGTCGCCGCCGCGGCCGCCCTTTCCCTGAGCATCGTGCTGCCGCCGCTCACCCGCTCCGCGACCGCGCTGGGACTCGTCCTGCTGGTCTTCGGCGCCGCGTACGGCGCGCTCAACGTCGCGATGAACAGCGCCGCAGTCGCACTCATCGGCGCCCTGCGGCGCCCCGTGATGCCGGGCTTCCACGCCGCCTTCAGCCTGGGCGGCATGCTCGGCGCGGGCCTCGGCGGACTGCTCGCGGGCGGGCTGTCCGCCACCGTCCATCTGCTGGTGCTCGCCGTGATCGGGCTGCTGGTGACGCTCGTCGCGGGGCGCGCGCTGTGCCGCAACCCGGTGCCGGAGGTTCCCGAGCAGTTGCCCGCGCCGGAGGACCGCCACCCGGGGAACAGCCGGGCGGGCCGGGCGCGCCGTCCGGTGCTCGTGTTCGGGCTGATCGCCCTGTGCACCGCGTACGGCGAGGGGGCGATGGCCGACTGGGGCGCGCTGCACCTCTCCCAGGACCTGGACGCCGGGCCCGGCACGGCCGCGGCAGGCTACGCGGTGTTCGCGCTGGCGATGACCGTGGGGCGGCTGTCCGGAACGGCGGTCGTGCAGCGCTTCGGCGCGGCCCGGGCGCTGATCGCGGGCGGCACGACGGCGACCGCGGGGATGCTCCTCGGCGCGCTCGCGCCCACGGCCTGGTGGGCCTGTGCGGGCTTCGCCGTCGCAGGCCTGGGCCTCGCCAACATCTTCCCCATCGCCCTGGCACGGGCCGGCGAGACCGGCGGTCCGGACGGCGTCGCCGTGGCCTCCACGGTCGGCTACGGCGGCATGCTGCTCGGCCCGCCCGCCATCGGCTTCCTCGCCGAGGCGGTCGGGCTGCCCGCCGCGCTGACCACGGTCGCCCTCCTCGCCGCGCTCGCGGCGGGTATCGCCTACGCCACCCGCCGGGCACACACCGGGCGAACGTGA
- a CDS encoding maleylpyruvate isomerase family mycothiol-dependent enzyme: MEITEFVETLRLDGGLLADAAQEAGPDARIPACPDWQMRDLVTHVGQVHRWATEFVTQGVQQPSRPPEAPDLADDELVPWLREGHHHLVLALHSARQDLSAWTFLPAPSPLAFWARRQAHETSVHRADAQQAIGASLTPLPSAFAADGIDELLTGFHARDRSRVRTDTPRTLRLRAVNSPGADWTVHLSDAPPQTVRTTPDAGAPDAGKPADCTIEGPAEELYLALWNRLPWDALTITGDETLSRLWQERGGV, encoded by the coding sequence ATGGAGATCACTGAGTTCGTCGAAACGCTGCGACTGGACGGCGGCCTGCTCGCCGATGCCGCGCAGGAGGCGGGGCCGGATGCCCGGATTCCGGCCTGTCCCGACTGGCAGATGCGGGATCTGGTCACCCATGTCGGACAGGTGCACCGCTGGGCGACGGAGTTCGTGACACAGGGCGTGCAGCAGCCCAGCCGTCCCCCCGAGGCCCCGGATCTGGCCGATGACGAGCTCGTGCCCTGGCTCCGCGAGGGCCACCACCACCTCGTCCTGGCACTGCACTCCGCACGGCAGGACCTCTCCGCCTGGACGTTCCTGCCCGCCCCGTCCCCCCTGGCGTTCTGGGCCCGCCGGCAGGCGCACGAGACCTCGGTGCACCGCGCGGACGCCCAGCAGGCGATCGGCGCCTCCCTCACCCCGCTCCCGTCCGCCTTCGCCGCCGACGGCATCGATGAACTCCTGACGGGCTTTCACGCCCGCGACCGCAGCCGGGTCCGTACGGACACGCCCCGTACGCTGCGGCTGCGGGCCGTGAACTCCCCCGGCGCCGACTGGACCGTGCACCTCTCCGACGCCCCGCCGCAGACGGTGCGCACCACCCCCGACGCCGGCGCTCCGGACGCCGGAAAGCCGGCCGACTGCACGATCGAGGGCCCGGCCGAGGAGCTGTATCTCGCGCTGTGGAACCGCCTCCCGTGGGACGCGCTGACCATCACCGGCGACGAGACCCTGTCCCGGCTGTGGCAGGAGCGGGGCGGCGTCTGA
- a CDS encoding DUF6332 family protein encodes MSPSRPQAERDAITVEMMFALVSGTFLGASGFAVLAGAAVWGPVPGAWRGPWLAVSGVLGGALCGVRVVRVLRRPPGRPGPGPSPGDVVWFHPSHPGRTSPDS; translated from the coding sequence ATGTCACCCAGCCGTCCGCAGGCCGAACGCGACGCGATCACTGTCGAGATGATGTTTGCCCTGGTCAGCGGCACTTTCCTGGGCGCCTCCGGTTTCGCGGTGCTGGCCGGTGCGGCGGTGTGGGGCCCGGTGCCGGGCGCATGGCGCGGGCCGTGGCTCGCGGTGAGCGGTGTCCTCGGCGGAGCGCTGTGCGGTGTCCGGGTGGTGCGGGTGCTACGGCGTCCGCCCGGTCGGCCGGGCCCCGGCCCGTCCCCCGGGGACGTCGTCTGGTTTCACCCCAGCCACCCGGGCCGCACCAGCCCCGACTCGTAG
- a CDS encoding response regulator: MIRVLLADDQLLVRAGFKALLDAQPDIEVVAEAADGQQALAAVREHRPDIVLMDIRMPVVDGLVATRRITEDPRLREVKVVMLTTFELDEYVFEAIRSGASGFLVKDTEPEELLRAVRAVVAGDALLSPGVTRRLIAEFAARSKEPAAAGALSALTEREREVMALVGIGLSNEEIARRLVVSPLTAKTHVSRTMVKLGARDRAQLVVLAYESGLVRPGWLG; encoded by the coding sequence GTGATCCGGGTACTGCTCGCCGACGATCAGCTGCTGGTGCGGGCCGGCTTCAAGGCGCTGCTGGACGCCCAGCCCGATATCGAGGTGGTCGCCGAGGCCGCGGACGGGCAGCAGGCGCTGGCCGCGGTCCGTGAACACCGCCCGGACATCGTCCTGATGGACATCCGGATGCCGGTGGTGGACGGCCTGGTCGCCACCCGCCGGATCACCGAGGACCCGCGGTTGCGGGAGGTGAAGGTCGTCATGCTGACCACCTTCGAGCTGGACGAGTACGTCTTCGAGGCGATCCGCTCCGGAGCCTCCGGCTTTCTGGTCAAGGACACCGAACCGGAGGAGCTGCTACGGGCCGTGCGCGCGGTGGTCGCCGGTGACGCCCTGCTCTCGCCCGGCGTCACCCGCCGCCTCATCGCCGAGTTCGCGGCCCGCTCCAAGGAACCGGCCGCGGCCGGTGCGCTGTCCGCACTGACCGAGCGGGAGCGCGAGGTGATGGCGCTGGTCGGCATCGGCCTGTCCAACGAGGAGATCGCCCGCCGGCTGGTCGTCAGCCCGCTCACCGCCAAGACACATGTCAGCCGCACCATGGTCAAACTGGGCGCCCGCGACCGTGCCCAACTGGTCGTGCTGGCCTACGAGTCGGGGCTGGTGCGGCCCGGGTGGCTGGGGTGA
- a CDS encoding sensor histidine kinase: protein MENARPPWARRSVGPAWERWLATPPGEPRGRSGTRLPWLSTLVVTLGVTVGSGFAGHGQPDRVPLDSLGRALLVLGGALLLFRHRFPRTVAIGTATATVAYLAAGFPYGPVFLLLAVGAFAAVVAGHRKVAWWALGGVWAAHVLIAHWLYRWLPPPHDGPAPWGEELLVTAWVVAVVALSELVRVRREQLAKAQAERAAAERRRADEERLRIARELHDVLAHSISVINVQAGVGLALLDSDPEQARSALTTIKDASKEALGEVRQVLDTLRTPGDAPRSPAPGLDRLPELTEQARSAGLTVDVTTEGTPATLPPGTDLAAFRIVQEALTNTVRHSGSRTARVLLRHTPGALEIRVDDDGPATAGAGEPGGGNGLIGMRERAAALGGTVEAGPRPDGGFRVRARIPLTGAGARDPGSGADTVAPAVPEEES from the coding sequence ATGGAGAACGCAAGGCCGCCGTGGGCGCGGCGCTCCGTCGGCCCGGCGTGGGAACGGTGGCTGGCGACGCCGCCCGGGGAACCGCGCGGGCGGTCCGGCACCCGGCTGCCCTGGCTGTCGACCCTCGTTGTGACGCTGGGGGTGACGGTCGGTTCCGGCTTCGCCGGCCACGGTCAGCCGGACCGCGTGCCGCTGGACTCCCTCGGGCGTGCGCTGCTGGTCCTCGGCGGGGCCCTGCTGCTGTTCCGGCACCGCTTCCCGCGGACCGTCGCCATCGGCACCGCCACCGCCACCGTCGCCTACCTGGCGGCCGGCTTTCCGTACGGACCGGTTTTCCTCCTCCTCGCCGTCGGCGCCTTCGCGGCGGTCGTCGCGGGGCACCGCAAGGTCGCCTGGTGGGCGCTGGGCGGGGTGTGGGCCGCCCACGTCCTGATCGCCCACTGGCTCTACCGGTGGCTGCCGCCGCCGCACGACGGGCCCGCGCCCTGGGGCGAGGAACTGCTGGTCACGGCCTGGGTGGTGGCCGTGGTGGCGCTCTCCGAGCTGGTGCGGGTGCGCCGGGAGCAGCTGGCGAAGGCCCAGGCCGAGCGGGCCGCCGCGGAACGCCGCAGGGCGGACGAGGAGCGGCTGCGGATCGCCCGCGAGCTGCATGACGTGCTGGCCCACAGCATCTCCGTCATCAACGTCCAGGCGGGCGTGGGGCTGGCGCTGCTCGACAGCGACCCGGAGCAGGCGCGGAGCGCGCTGACCACCATCAAGGACGCGAGCAAGGAAGCGCTCGGCGAGGTCCGTCAGGTCCTCGACACCCTGCGTACGCCGGGCGACGCGCCGCGCTCCCCGGCCCCCGGGCTGGACCGGCTGCCCGAACTCACCGAGCAGGCCAGGAGCGCCGGGCTCACCGTGGACGTCACCACCGAGGGCACTCCGGCCACGCTGCCGCCCGGCACCGACCTCGCCGCGTTCCGCATCGTCCAGGAGGCGCTCACCAACACCGTCCGCCACTCCGGCTCCCGTACGGCCCGGGTGCTGCTCCGCCACACCCCCGGCGCGCTGGAGATCCGGGTCGACGACGACGGCCCGGCGACCGCCGGCGCGGGCGAGCCGGGTGGCGGCAACGGACTGATCGGGATGCGGGAGCGGGCCGCCGCGCTGGGCGGCACCGTCGAGGCGGGGCCGCGCCCGGACGGCGGCTTCCGGGTCCGGGCCCGTATCCCGCTGACCGGTGCGGGGGCCCGGGACCCGGGTTCGGGGGCGGATACGGTGGCCCCTGCCGTCCCCGAGGAGGAGTCGTGA
- a CDS encoding geranylgeranyl reductase family protein, whose amino-acid sequence MSSERAAEDNQQVWDVVVVGAGPAGASAAHAAACTGRRVLLLEKAELPRYKTCGGGIIGPSRDSLPPGFDLPLRDRVHAVTFSLNGRLARTRRSKNMLFGLINRPEFDARLVESAKDAGATVRTGVTVSRVEQHGAEVPDRRTVAVVLGDGEVVLARSVIGADGSAGRIGAHVGVKLDQVDLGLEAEIPVPPPVAEDWAGRVLIDWGPIPGSYGWVFPKGDTLTVGVISARGEGAATKRYLEDFIGRLGLAGFEPSISSGHLTRCRADDSPLSRGRVLVCGDAAGLLEPWTREGISFALRSGRLAGEWAVRVAEAHDAVDARRQALNYAFAIKAGLGVEMGVGRQMLKVFSRRPGLMHAAVTGFRPAWQAFAKITRGTTTLAEIVRTHSVARRALEAMDRG is encoded by the coding sequence GTGAGCAGCGAGCGGGCAGCGGAGGACAATCAGCAGGTGTGGGACGTCGTGGTGGTGGGCGCGGGGCCCGCGGGCGCCTCGGCCGCGCATGCCGCGGCCTGTACGGGACGCCGCGTCCTGCTCCTGGAGAAAGCGGAACTCCCGCGCTACAAGACCTGCGGCGGCGGCATCATCGGACCCTCCCGGGACTCCCTCCCGCCGGGCTTCGACCTGCCGCTGCGCGACCGGGTGCATGCGGTGACGTTCTCGCTGAACGGCCGGCTGGCCCGCACCCGCCGCTCCAAGAACATGCTGTTCGGGCTGATCAACCGCCCCGAGTTCGACGCCCGGCTGGTCGAGTCGGCCAAGGACGCGGGCGCGACGGTCCGTACGGGCGTCACGGTCTCCCGGGTGGAGCAGCACGGCGCCGAGGTGCCCGACCGGCGGACCGTCGCGGTGGTGCTCGGCGACGGTGAGGTGGTGCTGGCCCGTTCGGTGATCGGCGCGGACGGCAGCGCGGGCCGTATAGGAGCGCATGTCGGGGTCAAGCTCGACCAGGTCGATCTGGGTCTGGAGGCGGAGATCCCGGTGCCGCCGCCGGTCGCCGAGGACTGGGCGGGGCGGGTGCTCATCGACTGGGGGCCGATTCCCGGCAGCTACGGCTGGGTCTTCCCCAAGGGCGACACCCTCACCGTCGGGGTCATCTCCGCGCGCGGCGAGGGCGCGGCGACCAAGCGCTATCTGGAGGACTTCATCGGGCGGCTGGGCCTGGCCGGTTTCGAGCCGAGCATCTCGTCCGGGCATCTGACGCGCTGCCGCGCCGATGACTCCCCGCTGTCCCGCGGCCGGGTGCTGGTGTGCGGTGACGCGGCCGGGCTGCTGGAGCCGTGGACGCGGGAGGGCATCTCGTTCGCGCTGCGGTCCGGGCGGCTCGCGGGGGAGTGGGCGGTGCGCGTCGCCGAGGCGCATGACGCGGTGGACGCCCGCCGCCAGGCCCTCAATTACGCCTTCGCCATCAAGGCGGGCCTCGGGGTGGAGATGGGCGTGGGCCGCCAGATGCTCAAGGTCTTCTCGCGCCGCCCCGGTCTGATGCATGCCGCCGTCACGGGCTTCCGCCCGGCCTGGCAGGCCTTTGCGAAGATCACCCGGGGGACGACGACGCTGGCCGAGATCGTCCGCACGCACTCGGTGGCGCGGCGGGCGCTGGAGGCGATGGACCGCGGCTGA